One Streptosporangium becharense genomic window, AGCAGCAGCCGGACCAGCACGAGGGCGGGCAGGCCGAGCGGCAGGAAGTAGAGCGCACCCCCGGCGGCCACGATCAGCGCACCCAGTTGCATGACGCGGCGGTGACCGTGCCGGTCCGCCAGGTGCCCGGAGATCGGCCGGACGAGCAGCGCCGTCAGCGCCGTCGCCGTGACCACCAGCCCGACGGCGAAGTCGGTGGCGCCGAACCGTTCCCGGACGAAGCCCGGCAGTACCGGGATCGCCGCAGTGAGGCCCACGTAGCCGCAGAAGAGCCCGCCGAAGATCCCGGCGAGGGCGAGGCGCGGGAGCGTGGTCTTCGCCGCGGGTGCGCTCATCGCCGCTGCCCGGCGCGGGCGGTGTCCGCCGCCTCGGCGGCCGGCACCGGCCGCTCCGCGCGGACGGGGAGCGGCACCGGTTCTTCCACCTGGCCGAGGGCCGGGTCGGCGAGGGCGTACCCGCGCTCGCCGTCCGCGCCGGGCGGTACCGGTTCCGGCCGGCGCTCCATGGCGCGCGCCACCTTGCGGACCGCTCTGACCAGGTCGTCGCAGTCGTCCGTCGAGAGGCTGGACGACAGCGGGATGTCGACCGCCTCCTCCAGGTAGCGCGTGGTGTCCGGCAGCAGCGCCTTGATCGCCGTGACGTCCCGGTCGCCGAACATGAACCGCCAGTTCCAGAAGACCCGCACGTTGTCGTCCTCGTCGGAGCCGAGGTTGCGCGCGTCGATGCCCTCGCGGCAGAGGGCGTGGGCGAACCATTTCGCGTCCCCGCCCGGGACCCGGAAGATGAACGCCTCACCGAGATAGGCGCCCGGGGCCACCGGCTGCCGGATCGCGATGCCGGGGACGTCGGCGAGCCGTTCGGCCACGTGGGCGTAGTTGCGGTGGAAGCGGCGCAGGCGGATCGGCAGCCGCTCCATCTCGGCGCGGAGCAGGGCCGCGCGGATCTCGTCCATGCGGAAGCTGAGCAGCGGCAAGTCGAGATCGGTGTCGATCGGCGGATCGCCGTCCGGGAAGTGCCGCCGGAAACGCCCCTCGTAGGCGCCGGAGAGCACGACGGCGCGGGCGAACAGCGTGCTGTCGTCCGTGACCAGGAAACCGCCCTCGCCGCAGTTGAGTGACTTGTCCGACTGGGTGCTGAAGGCTCCGGCGAGGCCGAAGGTGCCGAGTTTGCGGCCGTTCAGCTCGGCGCCGAGTGCCGGTACGGCGTCCTCGAACACGGGCACGCCCATCTCGGCGGCGAAGCGCGTCAGCGCCTCCATGTCCGCGGCGAAGCCGCGCATGTGCACCACCAGGATCGCCTTGATCTCCGGGGTCCAGCGGCGGCGCAGATCGGCGAGGTCGAGGTGGAGGTTCTCGTCCACCTCCACCAGGAGGGGCTTGCACCCGGCGAGGACGATGGCGCTGGGGGTGGCGACGAAGGTGAAGCCCGGGCAGGCGATGAGGGAGCCCGGCGGGATCCCGGCCGCCATGATGGCGAGTGCGATCGCGGTGGTGCCGCTCGACACGGCCAGCGCGTGCCTGCTTCCGAAGTAGCGGCACAGCTTCT contains:
- a CDS encoding DegT/DnrJ/EryC1/StrS family aminotransferase, giving the protein MSGDRKGPAPERPPWGTGHAEDGELAVHGGDPVRRAPWPTYDKGAVFVHPEDEEAALRAVRSHLYFRYDYRAQQETECGRFEEKLCRYFGSRHALAVSSGTTAIALAIMAAGIPPGSLIACPGFTFVATPSAIVLAGCKPLLVEVDENLHLDLADLRRRWTPEIKAILVVHMRGFAADMEALTRFAAEMGVPVFEDAVPALGAELNGRKLGTFGLAGAFSTQSDKSLNCGEGGFLVTDDSTLFARAVVLSGAYEGRFRRHFPDGDPPIDTDLDLPLLSFRMDEIRAALLRAEMERLPIRLRRFHRNYAHVAERLADVPGIAIRQPVAPGAYLGEAFIFRVPGGDAKWFAHALCREGIDARNLGSDEDDNVRVFWNWRFMFGDRDVTAIKALLPDTTRYLEEAVDIPLSSSLSTDDCDDLVRAVRKVARAMERRPEPVPPGADGERGYALADPALGQVEEPVPLPVRAERPVPAAEAADTARAGQRR